The following coding sequences lie in one Kryptolebias marmoratus isolate JLee-2015 linkage group LG5, ASM164957v2, whole genome shotgun sequence genomic window:
- the sync gene encoding uncharacterized protein sync, whose translation MDDLDEDDSFPGFEPLFIREERGDPDKSAEEQSEGDENPSGLSFTESPLKQSALIKPYLQEMDELLKSCEELTGIPFGSRYSAADSETCLGESSCSGDQMESCGGICTHPQAYLSTSYIDTHMDGTEAEDETVQGRSLGNLVNRCEVYQHTEMPLSSAGSKLRANMVEYESQLMGMLAMLESCMEESGMDYEPQDRAADTGQEYVHISKNPHRYGGTRPVQSELCVNGGDASEGSGNGVTVGTAGSESQQHPSPRCQTMSGFLDRRPEEHGHLEADLGSGLQVDHAGQCPVFSEGTKTGRVLGDSTETKRDVDGGELPAEGGHDFSADLGSDTDTLRALGSRVEDCVEEVQQLQKRRKELLAEALRLREEGGTEEGEETAERIDSRVVALMDALKREEEVRREERKREMYRLREERAEEERALWRVSLERQGLQEELRRLKRRLFQVARDCAYSRAALNDQRREVELLRREEEKRNSLLLGLTEESCQLRSAQQQRLLDLRAQLHARGSIQPPSTQEELSACRRLSCGDIQQYLQNGRKALEDRYEPVLLALLKRREATAGALVTTKQQAQELRAQLRPLREQIQKLELERACLDERLQLLALQRREDAGRYKEAVCCLEEHSRRLRTELEVQRRRTKEMEELKESLTEQLLLHRAATEGHNGCNREEKT comes from the exons ATGGATGACTTGGATGAAGACGATTCATTCCCTGGATTCGAGCCGCTGTTCATCAGAGAAGAGAGAGGGGATCCAGACAAAAGCGCCGAAGAACAAAGCGAAGGTGATGAAAACCCATCGGGGCTCAGCTTCACGGAGTCGCCGCTTAAACAATCGGCTTTGATAAAACCCTACCTGCAGGAGATGGACGAGTTGCTGAAAAGCTGTGAAGAGCTCACAGGCATCCCCTTTGGCTCGCGCTATTCAGCGGCTGACAGTGAAACGTGCCTGGGTGAATCAAGTTGCAGCGGCGACCAAATGGAAAGCTGTGGAGGAATATGCACGCATCCCCAAGCCTATCTGTCCACGAGCTACATTGACACACATATGGATGGGACTGAAGCGGAAGATGAGACAGTGCAAGGCCGAAGCTTGGGCAACCTCGTGAACAGGTGCGAGGTTTATCAGCACACAGAAATGCCCCTCTCCTCAGCTGGCAGCAAGCTGAGGGCCAACATGGTGGAGTACGAGAGCCAGCTAATGGGGATGTTAGCCATGCTGGAGAGCTGCATGGAAGAGTCGGGCATGGACTATGAGCCGCAAGACAGGGCAGCCGACACAGGCCAGGAATATGTACACATCAGTAAGAACCCTCATCGTTATGGGGGCACACGGCCAGTGCAGTCTGAGCTCTGTGTGAATGGAGGTGACGCTTCAGAAGGGAGCGGGAACGGAGTGACGGTCGGAACGGCAGGAAGCGAAAGCCAGCAACATCCTTCGCCCCGCTGCCAGACGATGAGCGGCTTCTTGGACCGGAGGCCAGAGGAGCACGGTCATCTCGAAGCAGATCTCGGATCAGGCCTGCAGGTAGATCACGCAGGACAATGCCCAGTATTCAGCGAGGGGACAAAAACAGGACGCGTGCTTGGAGACAGTACGGAAACAAAGCGAGACGTAGATGGCGGCGAGTTGCCAGCTGAAGGCGGACATGATTTCAGCGCAGATCTGGGATCTGACACGGACACACTAAGGGCTTTAGGGTCTCGGGTGGAGGACTGTGTAGAGGAGGTGCAGCAGTTGCAGAAGAGAAGGAAGGAGCTGCTGGCGGAGGCTCTGCGGCTGAGAGAAGAAGGAGGAACcgaggaaggagaggagacgGCGGAGCGGATCGACAGCCGAGTTGTGGCGCTGATGGACGCTCTcaagagagaggaggaggtgaggcgggaggagaggaagagggagatGTACCGCCTCAGAGAGGAGAGGGCCGAGGAGGAGAGGGCGCTGTGGAGGGTGAGCCTGGAGAGACAGGGGCTGCAAGAGGAGCTCAGGAGGCTGAAGAGGAGGCTGTTCCAGGTGGCCAGAGACTGCGCTTACAGTCGGGCAGCTCTGAACGATCAGCGTCGGGAGGTGGAGCTCCTGCGGAGAGAAGAG GAGAAGCGGAACTCTCTGCTGCTCGGGCTGACGGAAGAGAGCTGCCAACTCCGATCCGCTCAGCAACAACGGCTTTTGGACCTACGGGCACAGCTTCACGCCAGAGGCTCCATTCAGCCCCCCAGcacccaggaggagctgagcgCATGCAGGAGGCTTTCCTGCGGTGACATCCAGCAGTATCTGCAGAACGGGCGGAAAGCGCTGGAGGACAG ATACGAACCCGTGCTGCTGGCCCTGCTGAAGAGGAGGGAGGCGACAGCTGGTGCGCTGGTGACCACCAAGCAGCAGGCTCAGGAGCTGAGGGCCCAGCTGAGACCTCTGAGGGAGCAGATCCAAAAGCTGGAACTGGAGAGGGCTTGCTTGGACGAGAGACTCCAGCTTCTCGCCCTGCAGAGGCGGGAGGACGCGGGTCGctacaag GAGGCGGTGTGTTGCCTGGAAGAGCACAGCAGGCGGCTGAGGACGGAGCTGGAGGTTCAGAGGAGACGAACCAAAGagatggaggagctgaaggaaaGCCTCACAGAGCAACTTCTTCTCCACAG GGCTGCGACTGAGGGCCACAACGGCTGCAATCGAGAGGAAAAAACATGA